From the Nodularia sphaerocarpa UHCC 0038 genome, the window AGAACGGTGATAAATCGCTGATTCTCGTAATGTCTTTTCTGTGAGGACGTAATCTCGGAAAGTTAAACTGATGGGTGCTAACTCGATATCTGGATTTGCTAGTATTTGGACTAATTCTTTACCTAATAGGCGGAAACTCCAAGCGTCACCGATTAAAACATCAAAACTGATGCAGAAACGGATTTTGTTTTCATCTAATAAAATTGCTTGAATTTCAAATAAAGGGTAACTGTCTGTGGGGCGAATTTGATGGGAAAGGCTTTGGCGGATATCCTGGAGTGCTGAATCTACCCCACGCAAATTTGTAACTGTAATTTTGAAATCCGGTACTTGTGATAAAACCTTTTGCTGTCCATCATCTTGGACAATCACCCGCAGCATATCATGACGCTCAATCAATCGCTGCATTGCCATTTCTACCTGTTGCACAGTTAACCCGACTGTCTCAATTTCTTGATAACCGTGAGTAGCAATGTTACCCAACTCAAAAGCGGCGTTACGTCCGATGAGGTATGCTTGCTGAATATCTGTTAAGGGGAAAGGTTGATAGCGTTCTTGGGGCTGGGGTTGAATTTTAGGTAATCCGAAACCTAACCCCCTAACCCCCTTCCCTGCAAGAGAATGGGGAAATGTCAAAGCCTCTCTCCTCGTAGGAGAGAGGTTTGGAGAGAGGTCAATCTGTGCTGCTAAACTGGCAATGGTGGGAAACTGAAATAGATGTTTTAGCGGTACTTCTATTTGTAAGGATTCATTAATGATTGCTGCTAACTGAATCCCCAGTAATGAATGTCCACCCAATGTAAAAAAGTTATCGTTAACACCGATTTGCTCAACTTGAAGTATTTCTTGCCAAATTGCTGCTAATTTTTGCTCTGTAGGTGTACGAGGTGCTACATAAGCAATGCCTAATTCTAAAGATACTTGATCAATTGCGGGTAACGCCTTGCGGTCAATTTTACCATTGGGATTACGTGGCAGTGCATCCAAAGTCATGAAATAAGCAGGAATCATGTAATTTGGCAATTTATCTGCTAAATATTGCCGTAAATCTAGAATATTGATACTTTTAGGAGCAATATAAGCAACTAAATTTTTATTACCTGATGATGTTTCACTAGAAATAACTACAGATTCTTGAATTTCTGGATACTGACTTAGTAAAGCGTCAATCTCGCCTAATTCAATGCGATAACCACGTATTTTTACTTGATTATCTAATCTACACAAGTATTCAATGTTTCCATCAGCAAGATAACGAACGCGATCGCCTGTTTTGTAGAGGATAGATTCTCGCAGAGACGCAGAGGCGCACAGAGGAGGAGCTTTAAATCTTTCTGCTGTTAATTCTGGGCGTTGCCAATATCCTCGTGCGACTCCTGCACCTGCAATGTATAATTCTCCTGGTACACCAACGGGTACTGGTTGTAAATGTTTGTCTAAAATATAAACTTGAGTATTGGCGATCGCACGACCAATAGGAGGAGTAGGACTATTTGGGGTAATATCTTTAAGTTCTATGTAAGTAGAATAAGTAGTATCTTCCGAAGGGCCATAAAGGTTAAAGATTTGCTCAACGTGCGGGAGTTGTTGAAGTTGCTGTACCAATTTCCATGTCAGAGGTTCACCCGCTAAATTAACTGTTTTAACAGAATTAGGAATAGCATTAAAGTTGAGCAGTTGAGTTACTGCACTTGGTACAGTATTAATTAACGTCACCTGATTTTTAGCAGCTAAATTCGGTAATTCCAGAGCATTTTCACCCAAAATTACCTTACCCCCCCAACACAGAGGGACAAAAATCTCAAACACCGATAAATCAAAACAGATAGAAGTAGCCGCCAACACCCCAGAAATCGCATCATCACAAAACACCTCACGCGCCCAATACAACAAACAAACCGAACTGCGATGTTCAATCATCACCCCCTTCGGCTTACCCGTAGAACCCGAAGTATAAATCAAATAAGCCAAATTTCCCGCCGTAACATCCGTCACAGGATTAGTAATAGGATATTCCCCAAAACTCTCCCAATCACCTAAATCAAAAATCTTCTTTTCTTCCTTTGCGCCTTTGCGCCTTTGCGTGAGCTTTCCTAACAAAATCTCAACTTTCGCATCATCCAAAATATACTGTAATCTCTCATCTGGATAAGCCGGATCTAGCGGAACATAGAACCCCCCAGCCTTGAGAACCCCCAACATAGAAATGATCATTTCTGGAGAACGTTCCAGACAAATTCCCACAGGAATTTCTGGCTTAACTCCCAAAGTTTGTAAATAATGAGCCAGTTGATTAGCCTTAATATTAAGCTCTCGATAAGTAAAAGATTCCTCACCAAAAATCAAAGCAATTTCATCAGGAGTTCTTTCAACCTGCGCTGCAAATAATTCATGAATGCACTCATGGGTTGGATATTCCCGTGATGTCGCATTCCAATTAATTAATAATTCTTCTTCCTGAGCAGTTAATAAAGATAAATCTGAAATTTTCGCATCAATATTCGTAACTATACTTTCTAAAATAATCTGCCAATGCTCTGCTATTTGAGCAATAGTAGCAGCATCAAATAATTCCGAACTATATTCAAATTGTCCCTTAATTCCCTGGGGAGTATCTTGTAAATTCAAACGTAATTCATATTTTGCCGTATCTTCCTGAATCTGTAACCTTTCTAAAGTTAATCCTGCTAGTTGAGGTGGTTGTACTGTTGCTAGTTGTAAATCAAATTTCACCTGAAATAAAGGCATCATTTGATTGAGATGACGTTCTGGATTCAGAATTTCTACTAACTTTTCAAAAGGTAAATGTTGATGAGCGAAAGCACCGAGCGTCACCTCACGCACTCGGTTTAATAATTCTGCTATTGTGGGATTTTCGCCTAAATTTGTACGCAATACTACAGTGTTGACTAATAAACCAATGAGATTTTCTGTTTCCTGGCGATCGCGATTAACAATATCTGTACCAATTAATAAATCTTCCTCTCCAGTGTAGCGATATAGCAATGTTTGAAAACTCGCTAACAGCAGCATAAATAGAGTGACACCTTCTTTGGCTGCTAAAGTTTTTAGTGCTTTTGAAAGAGACGGAGATAGAGAAACTCTATACTGTGAACCTGAATATGTAGATATATCTTTAGCAATAGTTGGTAATTGTAAAACAGGTAATTCACCACCTAACTGCTCTAACCAATAATTAATTTGCTTTTCTAGAAATTCTCCTTGTAATTGTTGTCTTTGCCATAATGCCCAATCAGCATATTGAATTGGTAATTCTGACAAGGGTGAAGCTTCTTCCTGCACGTAAGCTGAATATAATAGAGAAATTTCTTTGAGAAAGACACCTACTGACCAACGATCAGAGATAATATGATGGGTTGTTATTAATAAAATATGTTCATCTTCAGCTAAGTGGAAGAGTGAAGTTTTTAATAAAGGTTGACTCAAATCCAAGGGAGTTTGTGCTGTTGCTAAAGCTAATTTCTCAATTTCTTTTTGGGAAACATTTGTTAAGTCTACAATTGGTAAGGAAACAGGTTGCCAAGGTTCAATAATTTGAATAGGTTGGTTTTCGGAATTGGTGGTGAAATAGGTTCTTAAAGTTTCGTGTCTTTTTCTGAGTTCGTTGATAGCTGATTCTAATGCGGATATTTGTAAATTTCCCTGCATTTTTAGGACACAGGGGACGTTATAAACATAGCTATCTGGTTCTAATTGTTGGATGAACCAGAGGCGTTGTTGGGCAAAAGATAGGGGTATGTTTTCTGTTTGGTTTCGTGGGGGAATGGTGGAGGATTGAGGTAGGGTTAATCCTTTTTCTTGGAGGCGACGTTCAAATAAGGCTTTTTGTTCTGGGGTTAGGGTTGAGAGGAGTTTTGAGTAGTTTGACATTTTTTTTAAAACGCAGAGGTTCGCGGAGTTTTTAAGAGGGGGTGTTGAGTTGTTGGAGGACTTGTTCTGGGGTGAGGGTTTGGATTTCTGTGAGTAGGGCTGTCATTTGTTCTAGGTTTTGGTTTTGGGTGGCGATAAATGCTGCTATTCCGGCGATGGTGGGTGTTTCGTAGAGGAGGTTTCTCATTGATAGTTCGATGTTGAAGCGATCGCGCAATCGGGAAATGGCTTGAATGGCTAGTAGGGAATGTCCGCCTAAGTCGAAGAAGTTATCGTTAATTCCAATGGGGGAAATTCCTAATAATTCTTGCCAAATTTGGGCGATCGCTGTTTCAATTTCGTTACGGGGTTCAATATATTCATTTGTTAGCTGGGGACGGGTGTGGGTGCTATCTGTTTCTGTTTTGGTTTTAATTGGGGTTTTTGTTACCCACTGTTCTAAACGTTTGTATAAGTCGGCTTTAGTCACTACGACTGATTCCGGTAAACCCAAGTTGATAATGTGTTGGGTAGCTTTCCAGACTTCTTCAGGCGTGAGTGCTAATGCGGCTAAATCACCCCAACCCTCACCTTGCAAAAAGGAGGGTTTTCTATCTCCCTCCCCTTTATAACGGGAGGGTTGGGCTGGGGTATCATCACTCCGACAAGCATCCCAATTAATGCTAATCCAAGGGAATTTGCTATTTTGATTTTGTTGTACAGCAAACATATCAATTACAGCATTCGCCCCAGCATAAGCGGCTAAACCTAAACCACCTAACACGCTGGAAAGGGAAGATTGCAATACACAAAAATCTAGAGGTTTATCGCGCAAAACTTCAGCTAAAATTGATAATCCTTGCACTTTGGTACGATAATTATATTCCCAATGTTTTGCAGTTAATTGGGGTAAGAATGTCATTGAATGTTCATTACTCATGGGTGTGGAGTAGAATACACCATTTAGTTGTCCAAATTTTTCCTCAGCTAGAGTAATGGCATTTTCTAATTCTGGCTGTTCGGTAATATCTACATTGAGATTAAGGTAGTCAATCCCAGCATGATCTAAAGTTTGTGTCAAAGTCTCAGGAATAACATCGCTCAGTACAACTAACCGGGCTGAAATTTTCA encodes:
- a CDS encoding non-ribosomal peptide synthetase: MSNYSKLLSTLTPEQKALFERRLQEKGLTLPQSSTIPPRNQTENIPLSFAQQRLWFIQQLEPDSYVYNVPCVLKMQGNLQISALESAINELRKRHETLRTYFTTNSENQPIQIIEPWQPVSLPIVDLTNVSQKEIEKLALATAQTPLDLSQPLLKTSLFHLAEDEHILLITTHHIISDRWSVGVFLKEISLLYSAYVQEEASPLSELPIQYADWALWQRQQLQGEFLEKQINYWLEQLGGELPVLQLPTIAKDISTYSGSQYRVSLSPSLSKALKTLAAKEGVTLFMLLLASFQTLLYRYTGEEDLLIGTDIVNRDRQETENLIGLLVNTVVLRTNLGENPTIAELLNRVREVTLGAFAHQHLPFEKLVEILNPERHLNQMMPLFQVKFDLQLATVQPPQLAGLTLERLQIQEDTAKYELRLNLQDTPQGIKGQFEYSSELFDAATIAQIAEHWQIILESIVTNIDAKISDLSLLTAQEEELLINWNATSREYPTHECIHELFAAQVERTPDEIALIFGEESFTYRELNIKANQLAHYLQTLGVKPEIPVGICLERSPEMIISMLGVLKAGGFYVPLDPAYPDERLQYILDDAKVEILLGKLTQRRKGAKEEKKIFDLGDWESFGEYPITNPVTDVTAGNLAYLIYTSGSTGKPKGVMIEHRSSVCLLYWAREVFCDDAISGVLAATSICFDLSVFEIFVPLCWGGKVILGENALELPNLAAKNQVTLINTVPSAVTQLLNFNAIPNSVKTVNLAGEPLTWKLVQQLQQLPHVEQIFNLYGPSEDTTYSTYIELKDITPNSPTPPIGRAIANTQVYILDKHLQPVPVGVPGELYIAGAGVARGYWQRPELTAERFKAPPLCASASLRESILYKTGDRVRYLADGNIEYLCRLDNQVKIRGYRIELGEIDALLSQYPEIQESVVISSETSSGNKNLVAYIAPKSINILDLRQYLADKLPNYMIPAYFMTLDALPRNPNGKIDRKALPAIDQVSLELGIAYVAPRTPTEQKLAAIWQEILQVEQIGVNDNFFTLGGHSLLGIQLAAIINESLQIEVPLKHLFQFPTIASLAAQIDLSPNLSPTRREALTFPHSLAGKGVRGLGFGLPKIQPQPQERYQPFPLTDIQQAYLIGRNAAFELGNIATHGYQEIETVGLTVQQVEMAMQRLIERHDMLRVIVQDDGQQKVLSQVPDFKITVTNLRGVDSALQDIRQSLSHQIRPTDSYPLFEIQAILLDENKIRFCISFDVLIGDAWSFRLLGKELVQILANPDIELAPISLTFRDYVLTEKTLRESAIYHRSQVYWQNRLTTLPPAPELPLTKPLSKITEPHFTRRSGTLSPSQWQKLKQQASEAGITPSGILLAAFAKILSRWSKKPNFTLNLTLFNRLPLHPEVNQIVGDFTASLLLEIVSAGCHNFLELAHRIQTQLWDDLDHRYFSGVEVLRHLARQQQRVAEALMPVVFTSTLTQEHPQPENKLNWHGDLIYSLSQTSQVYFDHQIGEVAGALVFNWDTIDELFPPGMLDEMFHTYCNFLENLVEPDTNKIPLLPAPCPLPPSLCLHTLFFQQVAKQPNQTAIVTTEQTLTYQQVSDRVCHLAQQLQYLNVIPNQLIAIVMDKGWEQVVAALAIFTSGAAYVPIDPQLPTQRRLQLLQETQAQIILTQSWLDKTLEWADGLTRICVDLSPNLSPCRREALTSPTSPSDVEAILKSPPSLSSTRCANVGKGAGGLGLLQQPTDLAYVIYTSGSTGTPKGVMIDHQGAVNTILDINQRFGVTEKDRILALSSLSFDLSVYDIFGILAAGGTIVIPECGNDPTHWMQLINQYQVTIWNSVPPLMQLLLDSSPTQNQTLRLTLLSGDWIPLTLPERIRSQFNHPQIISLGGATEASIWSIFYPIDKIDPHWKSIPYGYSLSNQQVYVLNHSLKPSPSWAIGEIYIGGLGVAKGYWQNPELTAEKFIYWELGTGETNNPSSIYKTGDLGRYLPDGTIEFLGREDFQVKVNGYRIELGEIEAALQQHPAINQAVVTTAGNTPSQQQLVAYLVLEPEAIVSQNILNSSSQIDFKLQQKGVRKFDAGVHSVALPGVKTAQVNLRRQSYRQFLAEIVPLNALGELLECLQMQQLENSPLPKYRYASAGSLYPVQTYIYIKPHQVENLAAGFYYYHPQQHQLIYLSDATNIDSSIYGINQEIFTASAFSIFLIGDLQAISPVYGDKSRDFCLLEAGYIGQILMETAPNQNLGLCPIGDLEFDAIREYFALNEQQIFLHGFVGGTIDPSWKNIWLSPENYSNKITKTELVTQKLRQFLQQRLPEYMIPSLYIPLEALPLTANGKIDRRALPQPEDQFTQSELPLIPPSTELEIALAQLWETILNVEVLSIHNNFFELGGNSLSATQIITQMRQTLQLDLPIREFFLKPTLTEQVDLLKHQWKSRKESPVTIQIERIERSNHHELLTNLDELSDEEVEMLLQKMQLEEGD